A window of Pseudodesulfovibrio hydrargyri contains these coding sequences:
- a CDS encoding ABC transporter permease: MNRDSLLAQIGWLALALLLALLLTVIVAWPAGAPPLETIYVLFKGGVSSWSKVGRVLAGWVPLTLCSAGLLIPFTARLWNIGVEGQVIMGAIFCTAALRPFEDGGGTGVILLALAASVAGGAFWALLAGLLRVFGRVHEIFSGLGLNFVALGVTLWLIFGPWKRPGVASMSGTKPLDISLWLPRLGNLSVSWVGLVLACAAVVLVYILLHRTKWGLKMRAVGENPKAATLFALGPRRRLLQAFMLCGGLAGLAGATQVLSVYHRLLPNISSGYGYTALLVSMMASFRLSLVPFICLFFAVLNVGSIQLPLQLNLDSSLSGVIQGVMVLSLFIVQGLRLWLRQRKEAD; this comes from the coding sequence ATGAACCGCGATTCCCTCCTGGCCCAGATAGGCTGGCTCGCCCTGGCCCTGCTCCTGGCCCTGCTCCTGACCGTGATCGTGGCCTGGCCCGCCGGGGCACCGCCGCTTGAGACCATCTACGTGCTCTTCAAGGGCGGGGTCAGTTCCTGGTCCAAGGTCGGCCGAGTGCTGGCCGGCTGGGTGCCCCTGACCCTCTGCTCCGCCGGACTGCTCATCCCGTTCACGGCCCGGCTGTGGAACATCGGCGTGGAGGGACAGGTCATCATGGGGGCCATCTTCTGCACCGCGGCCCTGCGCCCCTTCGAGGACGGCGGCGGGACCGGGGTGATCCTCCTGGCCCTGGCCGCATCGGTGGCGGGCGGCGCGTTCTGGGCCCTGCTGGCCGGGCTGCTGCGCGTCTTCGGCCGGGTGCACGAAATCTTTTCCGGCCTGGGGCTGAACTTCGTGGCCCTGGGCGTGACCCTGTGGCTCATCTTCGGCCCGTGGAAGCGGCCCGGCGTGGCCTCCATGTCCGGGACCAAGCCGCTGGACATCTCCCTGTGGCTGCCCAGGCTCGGCAACCTGTCCGTCAGCTGGGTGGGGCTGGTCCTGGCCTGCGCGGCCGTGGTCCTGGTCTACATCCTGCTCCACCGGACCAAGTGGGGACTGAAGATGCGCGCCGTGGGCGAGAACCCCAAGGCGGCCACCCTGTTCGCCCTGGGACCGCGCCGCCGACTGCTCCAGGCCTTCATGCTCTGCGGCGGCCTGGCCGGGCTGGCCGGGGCCACCCAGGTCCTGAGCGTCTACCACCGGCTGCTGCCGAACATCTCGTCCGGCTACGGCTACACCGCCCTGCTGGTCAGCATGATGGCCTCGTTCCGCCTGTCCCTGGTCCCGTTCATCTGCCTGTTCTTCGCCGTGCTCAACGTGGGCTCCATCCAGCTGCCGCTGCAGCTGAACCTGGACTCCTCCCTGTCCGGCGTGATCCAGGGCGTCATGGTTCTGTCCCTGTTCATCGTCCAGGGCCTGCGGCTGTGGCTCAGGCAACGCAAGGAGGCGGATTGA